Within Winogradskyella helgolandensis, the genomic segment TGTTAAAACGATGCCTCCAATCAACTTTTTCTTTTGCTCTTCGTGACCGTAGTTTTTTATTTCAACATAAACTTGTTCTATAATTTCCACCACTCTTGCGTGAATAATTTTAGACAAATTCTTTAACGTGATTTCTTTTGGCTCTCTTCCTCTTAATCCAGGAATAGATACAATTTCGTTATCCTTATTTTCACCTGGCCAAGCAGATCCAAACTTTACTTTTAAAAGTTCAGCTTGCTTTTCAATAATTGAACAGCCTTCTTTTATGTCTTCGGTAATGACACCTCCACCAAAAGGAATTACAGCAGTATGACGAATGATTCCATCTTTAAAAACAGCTAAATCTGTTGTTCCACCACCTATATCAATCAATGCCACACCAGCCTCTTTCTCTTCTCTACTCAACACCGCATTAGCAGACGCTAAAGGTTCTAAAGTGATACCCTCTAAGTTTAAACCTGCACTTTTTATACAACGACCAACATTTCTAATCGAAGATACCTGACCAACAACAACATGAAAATTAGCTTCCAAACGTCCACCGTACATTCCTATTGGCTCAGTAATTTCCGCCTGACCATCAATTTTAAATTCTTGTGGCAACACATGAATAATCTCTTCACCAGGAAGCATTACTAATTTATGAACCTGATTGATTAAACGATCAATATCTTCTTCATCGATTACCATATCCGAATTTGGACGTGTAATGTAATCGCTATGTTGTAAACTACGTATATGCTGACCTGCAATACCTACAGTAACATCCACAATTTTTTCGCCAGATGCTGCTTCAGCTTCTTGTACAGCTTGTTGAATAGACTGAATGGTCTGTGTAATATTATTAACCACACCACGATGCACTCCCATACTTTTGGCTTTACCTAAGCCTAGAATTTCAACTTTATCGTACTCGTTTTTACGACCAATCATGGCCACAATTTTTGTGGTTCCTATATCTAGACCTACCGAAATGTTTTGTTTGTCCATAGCTTACTTTTTGGTGCAAATAACTTGTTTGTCAAATTTTAAATTCACTAACGCATAGCTATCTAAAATTTGGTCTTTAAAAGCCTTTTGGTAAAACGCCTTAAAATTGTTTATCTTTTTATCGAGTTGTTTTAAAGTTCCTAAATGAACCGTAAAATTACTTTTTCTAATTTTAAAATCAATGGTGTTATCGTTGTTCTGACGAATCTCAATGACATGTTTCTTTAAAAAATCATCTTCATCCACAGCTTTTGCAAATTCAAAGACTGTTTTGAGGTTATTTTTATCGATATTTCCAGTAACAAGCGGCACTCTTGCTGCGTAATTATGAGACAAAGGCATAAATCCACCTTCGTCATCGATATAATACGACACTTTTGTGTTCACTCTTGCAATAGGTTTTTTTTGTTCAATTTCAGCCGAAAGTGCACCGTCTACTGACATAAACACTTCTGCTTGCTTGATCATTGGATTAGATTTCAGGGCAGATTCTAATTTATTCAAATCTATAATTTCTTTGGGTTGTTGCGAAACAGGTTCTTGATTTACTATTAACAATTTACTAACATTCACATCTGTAATAAATAATTTGTTTTCACCCAAAAATGTGATGTTTGGCTCACTTACTTTTCGTGTCTTATTTCTTTGATTTGAAAACGCA encodes:
- the ftsA gene encoding cell division protein FtsA, producing MDKQNISVGLDIGTTKIVAMIGRKNEYDKVEILGLGKAKSMGVHRGVVNNITQTIQSIQQAVQEAEAASGEKIVDVTVGIAGQHIRSLQHSDYITRPNSDMVIDEEDIDRLINQVHKLVMLPGEEIIHVLPQEFKIDGQAEITEPIGMYGGRLEANFHVVVGQVSSIRNVGRCIKSAGLNLEGITLEPLASANAVLSREEKEAGVALIDIGGGTTDLAVFKDGIIRHTAVIPFGGGVITEDIKEGCSIIEKQAELLKVKFGSAWPGENKDNEIVSIPGLRGREPKEITLKNLSKIIHARVVEIIEQVYVEIKNYGHEEQKKKLIGGIVLTGGGAQLKHLKQLVEYITGMDTRIGYPNEHLAGDSDEDIASPLYATAVGLVMDGLKRQERKKVELVEEELVIENEVEEEQEPEVVVPEPVKERRSFLDKLTERVKDFLDNAE
- a CDS encoding cell division protein FtsQ/DivIB, whose product is MSKINFNYIKIIGLMVLVGFLFAFSNQRNKTRKVSEPNITFLGENKLFITDVNVSKLLIVNQEPVSQQPKEIIDLNKLESALKSNPMIKQAEVFMSVDGALSAEIEQKKPIARVNTKVSYYIDDEGGFMPLSHNYAARVPLVTGNIDKNNLKTVFEFAKAVDEDDFLKKHVIEIRQNNDNTIDFKIRKSNFTVHLGTLKQLDKKINNFKAFYQKAFKDQILDSYALVNLKFDKQVICTKK